gtatctgtaattctggaatgcaagtggatctggcatccagttccatacattctccatgctcctccttttgaattctctttcggtctggtataaaaaaattatagaatttcctccaaattcattattctgcttgccactctttatgtagcgttccgtgcctatcacgtgaaagtgtgggcagctgaggtcatagcattttctgtcctccagtgaggtttgtcacatgtcaggatggatgaACCTACATATTGCTCCAAATCGACActtacctttcctaagcatatttaaacattttttgggatgttggtagctgcattctaatcctttcttattaccagcatatctatgtctgcatatgccctttgcataaaatttgcataagtctgtccttctgttcagacttgctctatcgggaaccgtcttattgtctgtacctatcgagttgtcagtgctgtctgttacactttctagtttactgtcatctacatccgggcctactgagtcagagtttacaacttcctgagttttagCCTCAGTTtcctccctgactatagcctccgcctctggtatattagaattgttgttgttcctttcccactccttctgaatggctggtaggcttccaatgaacgatgttttccgttcatgcgtcatgttatctagaagggttttttaggatattccaagctggcaggtcatttttacacacccagagcaagtggccagctctcagtgccgtagtgttactcactcatgTACAAGCCGAATTAAATctattcttacagatataacattcaattcccgttgccttcgactttaaggagttgttacagtggccacaaatttgtttatttactcccattttgccttattttgttgtatatatctatatatttataatattatatgtataccgtatatatgtaacaatatatatgtctatttgttctactgtatggtcAGTACTTATTACACGGTCGATGGTCCCAGAGGCTGTACAGTTGACACGTTGTTGTCCCTGGCCGCGGTTGGAGGCCCTTAGTTGCCAGTTACTTGAGTTATAACACTGATATATTAATTTGCCTGTATTACAATTAGGGATTTTCTGCTTTATTTCCCACTTGCAATAGTATTCACTTTCTCTATTACTAATTTCTCGATCCACATATCCCTAATACACTTGTTGGAAACCAATTTGCTAGtaagcatacacacacacggtGGGCACACTGGACGTGGGTCTATGGGGTGGGTTCTGTCACTACGAGGTGGACTCCACACAAAATTCACTTGTTATTTCCTTAAAGCACAAAAGTCGGAATGTCAATCACTATGGTATATTGTTTAATATGTCGAGACGCACTTTATGAGATATCTGACTGTGTTTAATTCCTGTACCACTGAAATATCCCGAGATATGTATTGTTTTTCACAGAGCTCTTGCTCACGTGTGCTTCCCCTCCCCACACGCTACAGTATCCTGCTTCCCCTCCCCACACGCTACAGTATCCTGCTTCCCCTCCCCACACGCTACAGTATCCTACAGGGTCCGCTACAGGGTATCCGCTAAAGGGTAACCTCTGTGCCTAAACATCTCCCATAGGTCGTCTAGCTGGGGGTAGAGGGTTTCGTCCATGCTATTTATTCTTTTAAGGCGTATTCCTAGGGAGAAGGGTAATGATTTCTTTAGGGCTTGCGGATGGCATGAGTCGAACTTCAAGTATGTGTGAAGGTTCGTAGGTTTGTAATACGCCTTCGTGTTCAGGTGTCGGCTTGTTTCGTCCACGTTCACCGTGGTGTCCAGGAAACTTTTTGTGGTGTCGTCGTGTTTTAGGGTAAATTAAATATTTCTGTGGACTGTTTTCGCCCAGGCAAAGAAACCCTATAGAGGTGGGAGTCCTCCTACCATGACTCCAAATATATCGTCTATATATCTCTCGTACTCTGCTGGAGCGTCTTCTCTGTGGGATCTCTCCCTTTCAAAGACTACATGCATAAAGATGTCAGCAATTGCTAAGCTACTGGACGCTCCTATGACAGTGCCCTTCGTCTGTCTATATGCCTTACCATCGAATTGAAGGAGGGTATCCCTCATTACATGGAGTATTGATTCCTCCAACAACTGCCTGTGAGGCGGCCTCCATACTCCCGCTTCTCGTAGTTGCTGTgtaattttgtgtttgttttcatCAAAGAAGGTTGCTACCACTTTGGCTGCCTCTCTCTGTGGTATGCTCGGGTAGAGCGTTACCACGTCCAATGAGAAAAAGCAGGCTCCGCTTGGAACTGGATTTCTGACGCTGGCTATCTTGTTCAGGTAGTCTGTTGTATCTTTAAGGCGTTCCGGTAGAAGTcgtagaagggggatgaggagggctATACATATCCAATCTACCGGTGTGGTAGGTGCCTGGCAGCCGCTCAGCACTGGTCTCCCCTGCCACGTTCCTGTGATCTCGTTCGGTGGTTTGTGAATCTTTGGTAGAAGATAAAGGTGTGGGATTGCAGATTCAAAGGCTACGTAAAAGTCTCTTGCCTTTGCTTGCATGAGCCCACCATTCCCGTCTTGGGCTTTATTTTCAAAAAGCTTGAGGACTAGTTTCATGCTCCTTGTCTGGGCCTTCTTCAGAGCAGCGTCTTGGTTTGTGATCCGGTGGTACGCCGCTGCGTCCGCCAGGTGCAGCGGCGTACCACCGTTCCATTTCGTACCATTTCCCgtgtatagttatatatatatatatatatatatatatatatatatatatatatatatatatatatatatatatatatatatatatatatatatatatatataaaaatatatatatatatatatatatatatatatatatatatatatatatatatatatatatgtcgtacctagtagccagaacgcacttctcagcctactatgcaaggcccaatttgcccaataagccaagttttcctgaattaatatattttctctaatttttttcttatgaaatgataaagctacccatttcattatgtatgaggttaatttttttttactggagttaaaattaacgtagatatacgaccaaacctaaccaaccctacctaacctaacctaacctatctttataggttaggttaggttaggtagccgaaaaagttaggttaggttaggttaggtaggttaggtcgtcgaaaaacaattaattcatgaaaacttggcttattaggcaaattgggccttgcataataggctgagaagtgcgttctggctactaggtacgacatatatatatatatatatatatatatatatatatatatatatatatatatatatatatatatatatatatatatatatgtgtatgtgtgtatatcacgaaaataaacacgtgattaagaatgtgacaatgtcagaccacggaggaaaaatgaaacaggaaatttccttaagtaatttcgtatattaaatacatcttcagaaggtcattttacagatcgagtgatgtttATAAATAggaaggaaggagtggtgaagtaaggtgaggtacaatacttggacaacgcagacggcccattggcccatcagatgcacccaattggcacatccgatgtagcccaatgacccatctgatacagcagacatacaagcataatatataggtaattataacataaagaagtaaatatatacaataaattagtgagacaaatgtttttcaatgattctacttaaatcgccctttagctgatctattagaaatggatctaagttatatagaccactgctaatattcaaattattttctttggtgatctgtatcaaagcagattcaattatgtttctgttataggtgcttttacaatttgttattgaagaagcactctcccaatcaatttgatgagctttttctgacaaatgcacaaacaaagcattagacaattggccatgtcttacagagtatttatgttgcgatattctacattttaaatctttagatgtttgcctgaCATAGAACttgttacattccttacaaggtattttataaatgacgcaattatcactacgagggttgttccttactaatagcttaccaacagtgttttcgtagctaaacattacatctatattaaaaagtttcaaggccttgacaatattctcaaacccagagaaatatggtaaacataacacattctttgggcaaatcctttcactgcatacattattataatatgtacgacgagctttgttacgacaaacttccaaaaaattcagtgggtaacaaagcttaagaccaatcgaatcaatattcttaaattcttcatctaagaattctggactcacaactcgaagagctcttagatacattgaagaaaaaattgacttttttacattgtatttatgccctgaaaaataatgaacataagataaattgttcgtaggttttctgtaaacactaaactttaatgaagagttttccctatgaataagcacatctaagaatggcaaacatttatcaatttcagtctccatagtaaattttatggaggtgacttggtcattaagtttgactacaaattcgtctgtgtttacatctgaaggccaaatacacaagatatcatcaacatatctaaaccaaaagatatgttgatgatatcttgtgccctttgcagttacttccattcttccctttaacttacaaaatattataccctttgtttcgtgttctgtcttgtgttgaaagtttgttttcacctcatccaaaactgttgtaacatatcacctcacccaaatgcaggtataaaatcgaagatgtttaagctctgttcagttatagttgtgtgtgtgtaaactaaagtctttgaaaatgtaataagttttacgaaatgcgctcaagtgtcgcgtcagactagaaataaaaattaatttgggggaattgatttttcagttacaatcaacagtgaaaaaaaatataagaaacattgagaaaatttgtgttagaattattaatcttactttttcggtcatattcaataatatatgtttacaggaaagactgctaccaaaatatactaatatatatatatatatatatatatatatatatatatatatatatatatatatatatatatatatatatatatacatatatatatatatatatatatatatatatatatatatatatacatatatatatatatatatatatatatatatatatatatatatatatatatatatacatatatatatatatatacatatatatatatatatatatatatatatatatatatatatatatatatatatatatgtatatatatatatatatatatatatatatatatatatatatatatatatatatatatatatatatatatatatatatatatatatatatatgtatatatatatatatatatatttatatatatatatatatatatatatatatatatatatatatatatatatatatatatatatatatatatatataatgtttaaatCACTTATGGACAAACCTAACACTATGCGTATTCCTTAAGTTTCTTAGACTAGTTTGTGCTTCCAGCTGTCCATATCCCCTCCCACTCATATGCTGCTTTTCGCCTCCCTACTTCTACCTCCTCCCTACATCACAACCATACAATTTGGTCCTCAGTCAACCCTTCCCAATTTTTTCCCAGGAAGCCCAGTTCTCTCTCTGTGTACAAATCAAACTTCTCTAAATTCGTCGCTGAAATATTGTAAACAAAAATAATGGTCACCATAGTCAAAACACCTATATTAACCCACGCGAAGCATAAGTATacacaaaattaaatataaattattaattaCTTAGAATCGACAAGACAGAGGTTTTATTTACACAGTTCGTTATATTGGACGAATGCATTTTTGAGGTCGGGTTCAAGTTGGACTAATGTAACTTTAGAATGGGTTTCTGCATGACTGTTATCATCCTGGAACCAGAACGGCTTTGCTACTTCGTACGGAAATTCAATCATTGCTTTTTCATGAAATTTGTAACTTCTTGCAACATTTTCATCCAAATTGAGAAAAAACTTATTACTGAAGGGGCCAACTAAATTACTGATCTGTCACtggatattaaataaaattagcaGAAATTATGCTCCTATTCTCATTTAAAGACGCTTCAGGATCAAATTCATTATTGGGGCAATTTATTTTTCAACTTTCAGTTTATAGTATTTTAAACTTGCATTTTGAACAAAATATGCTGCTGACCTGCGCCTTGTTATCTGTAATATCGAAACAGCGAATACAAATTGGAGGATGCCAAGATGACGCCAGGAATGGTGGGTTGTGGGTCAGATGGCTTCAGCCGAGCAGTGTTTTTCTTCACCACCACGAGCATAGCAGAGTTCAGGCACTGTTCTGCCATGCGTGCAGGCTCCCTGCCGTCAGGAATACTAACTTGAGAAGGTCGGACCCCAGCGGTCACCATGGGCTTTGCCTCATACTTTTCCACAGATGAGTGTGTCAAGAAAGTTTAGTGGTAATACGGTAATATGTATTGCATGGTTCCTTTGCTGTCCCCAGGGGTCCGCGCAACGTAATAGCAAAGGGAAACATATACAAATTCATTTATCCGGCTCTAGTGAACGCGCTAAACTACCGTATAAAACAAAAGTGTGGACAGTTTAACACATCCTCGATGTGTAGACATACACACAtaccatttatttattattattaatttatattactaTGCACCCCAttgccatcccgtgggtggtgggggaAAGTGTTACAGACGCACATACCCGGACCACACTTGTTGTGATAAGATGATGACTACGGAGGTCAGGTCAACAGGTAGTGTCTCGGATGATGACTACGGAGGTAGGTCACGTCATACAGGTAGTGTCTCGGATGATGACTAGGGAGGTAGGTCATACTGGCAGTGTCTCGGATAATGACTACGGAGGTCAGGTCATACTGGCAGTGTCTCGGATAATGACTACGGAGGTCACGTCATACAGGTAGTGTCTCGGATGATGACTAGGGAGGTAGGTCATATTGGCAGTGTCTCGGATAATGTCTACGGAGGTCAAGTCATACAGGTAGTGTCTCGGATGAAGACTACGGAGGTCAAGTCATACAGGTAGTGTCTCGGATGAAGACTACGGAGGTCAGGTCATACTGGCAGTGTAGCTGCAGTCTGCCCCTCTAAGCCCTCATCGCATTATCACGAACctatcaaccccccccctccccctcccccccatggcCAAAACCTGTGGGACTAAACgtcatagcggctcgcaaaacTGACGTGAGTACCTGTTTTATATTCGTGGGTCTCCGGTAAGGTTAGGGTCGGGCCATTGAGTACATCAGTTTATGACGTTGTGACAGTTAGAGTGGACGGGGTAGGCACTCACCAAGTGACAACAAgcacacactcacaacacctaGCAGCTAGGTGCTGATCCTCTCGTGATGGTT
Above is a window of Procambarus clarkii isolate CNS0578487 chromosome 11, FALCON_Pclarkii_2.0, whole genome shotgun sequence DNA encoding:
- the LOC138363541 gene encoding uncharacterized protein; this encodes MKLVLKLFENKAQDGNGGLMQAKARDFYVAFESAIPHLYLLPKIHKPPNEITGTWQGRPVLSGCQAPTTPVDWICIALLIPLLRLLPERLKDTTDYLNKIASVRNPVPSGACFFSLDVVTLYPSIPQREAAKVVATFFDENKHKITQQLREAGVWRPPHRQLLEESILHVMRDTLLQFDGKAYRQTKGTVIGASSSLAIADIFMHVVFERERSHREDAPAEYERYIDDIFGVMVGGLPPL